The genomic window TGTAAAACAGCATGATGCTCAATTTTGCTGGTGATGGCGTGCTTTAAACCCAAATCATGAATGCTGCAACGAATAGCCATGTTATCGGCTTCGGTTCCACCGGATGTGAAAAAAATTTCTCCAGGAGAAACGTTTAATTGTTTCGCTACCGATTTACGTGCATTCTCAATAATAGCACGTGCTTTTCGCCCGAAAGCATGTATAGAAGATGGATTTCCAAATTCTTCCCGCATAACAGGAATCATAGCTTCCAACACTTCTGCGTCAAGCGGTGTGGTAGCTGCGTTGTCAAAATAAATTTTCATCAGTTCAAGGTTACTTTTTAAATGAATTTATGAAACGGCAATTTGTTGTTCTTTAATCAATTCACGGATATCTGACATTATCTTTTTTGCCAAATTATCGGCAATGGTTTCTGTCTCGCTTTCCGCATAAATGCGGATAATTGGTTCGGTATTCGATCTACGCAAATGTACCCATTCTTTTTCAAATTCTATTTTCACTCCGTCAATCGTGTTGATGGGATTTTTCTTATATTTCTCTTTGATACCTTCTAAAATTTTGTCCACATTTATTTCGTTCGTCAGCTCAATTTTATTTTTAGAGATGTGATACATCGGATATTTGGAGCGCAACATGGAGCAAGTCTTTTCCGATTTTGCCAAGTGCGTTAAAAACAAAGCAATTCCCACTAAGGCATCACGACCGTAATGCAATTCTGGAAAAATAATCCCGCCATTGCCTTCGCCACCAATAATCGCATTCGTTTCTTTCATCAGTTGCACCACATTTACTTCGCCAACGGCGGATGCTTTGTGTGTACCTCCTGCTTTTTCGGTTACATCGCGCAAAGCTCTGGTAGAAGACATATTCGAAACGGTATTGCCTTTTTTCACGGACTTCAACACATAATCGGCAACAGCCACTAAAGTATATTCTTCACCAAACATTTCTCCATCTTCCGATACAATTGCCAACCTGTCCACATCGGGATCTACCGCAAAGCCCAAATTGGCTTGGTTTTTCACTACCGCTTTTGCTAAATCTCTTAAATTCTCTGGCAAAGGCTCCGGATTGTGCGCAAAGTTTCCCGTTGGTTCACAATTAACGGGAACAATGTGCTCCACACCTAAAGCATGCAACAATTGAGGCACAATAATTCCACCCGAAGAATTCACGCAATCAATGGCTATTTTAAAATTTTTCGCTTTGATGGCATTTACGTCTACCAAAGGCAAGGCAATGATTTTAGCAATGTGTTTTTGGAAATAGGTTTCGTTGCGATATACTTTTCCAAGTTTGTTCACCTCCG from Bacteroidia bacterium includes these protein-coding regions:
- the glmM gene encoding phosphoglucosamine mutase — encoded protein: MTLIKSISGIRGTIGGKPGDGLSPVDIVKFAAAFGTWINNRIKDKQAKIVVGRDARISGEMVNNLVLGTLQGLGICVVDIGLSTTPTVEIAVIDEGADGGIIITASHNPKQWNALKLLNEKGEFISEADGAEMLKIAEAESYHFTEVNKLGKVYRNETYFQKHIAKIIALPLVDVNAIKAKNFKIAIDCVNSSGGIIVPQLLHALGVEHIVPVNCEPTGNFAHNPEPLPENLRDLAKAVVKNQANLGFAVDPDVDRLAIVSEDGEMFGEEYTLVAVADYVLKSVKKGNTVSNMSSTRALRDVTEKAGGTHKASAVGEVNVVQLMKETNAIIGGEGNGGIIFPELHYGRDALVGIALFLTHLAKSEKTCSMLRSKYPMYHISKNKIELTNEINVDKILEGIKEKYKKNPINTIDGVKIEFEKEWVHLRRSNTEPIIRIYAESETETIADNLAKKIMSDIRELIKEQQIAVS